A genomic region of Cannabis sativa cultivar Pink pepper isolate KNU-18-1 chromosome 1, ASM2916894v1, whole genome shotgun sequence contains the following coding sequences:
- the LOC115707994 gene encoding photosystem II stability/assembly factor HCF136, chloroplastic, producing MATLQLTHSSKPSLTSLFSLSPPHFPSSSQSPSRFIPPKASSSSSSSSLCRRQFIAETAAVSLSLAVPFLGSVQPAKSEESLSEWERVFLPIDPGVVLLDISFVPDEPNHGFLLGTRQTLLETKDGGNTWAPRSIASAEDEDFNYRFNAISFKGKEGWIVGKPAILLHTSDAGDTWERIPLSAQLPGDMVYIKATGEKSAEMVTDQGAIYVTSNKGYNWKAAVQETVSATLNRTVSSGISGASYYTGTFNTVNRSPEGKYVAVSSRGNFYLTWEPGQPYWQPHNRSIARRIQNMGWRADGGLWLLVRGGGLFLSKGTGLSEEFEEVPVQSRGFGILDVGYRSQEEAWAAGGSGVLLRTTNGGKTWIRDKAADNIAANLYSVKFLDEKKGFVLGNDGVLLRYLG from the exons ATGGCTACTCTCCAACTCACTCACTCTTCCAAACCTTCCTTAACTTCCCTCTTCTCCCTTTCTCCACCCCATTTTCCATCTTCTTCTCAATCTCCTTCTCGCTTCATTCCTCCTAaagcttcctcttcttcttcttcttcttccctcTGTCGTAGACAATTCATTGCCGAAACAGCTGCCGTTTCTCTGTCTTTGGCGGTGCCATTTCTTGGATCTGTACAACCGGCTAAGTCTGAAGAATCGCTTTCCGAATGGGAAAGAGTTTTCCTTCCCATTGACCCTGGCGTTGTTCTTCTCGATATCTCTTTTGTGCCCGATGAACCCAACCACG GTTTTCTTTTGGGGACTAGGCAAACACTTTTGGAGACGAAAGACGGGGGAAACACTTGGGCTCCACGCTCAATTGCCTCAGCTGAAGATGAAGATTTCAATTATAGGTTTAATGCTATTAGCTTTAAAGGGAAAGAGGGATGGATTGTTGGGAAGCCTGCAATACTGTTGCATACTTCTGATGCTGGAGACACTTGGGAAAGAATACCACTTAGCGCCCAATTACCTGGAGATATG GTGTACATAAAGGCAACTGGTGAAAAGAGTGCAGAGATGGTGACTGATCAAGGTGCAATATATGTTACATCGAATAAGGGCTATAATTGGAAGGCTGCCGTTCAGGAAACAGTTTCTGCTACTTTAAATAG AACAGTTTCTAGTGGCATTAGTGGGGCAAGTTATTACACAGGAACTTTTAACACTGTTAACCGCTCACCAGAGGGAAAGTACGTTGCTGTATCAAGCCGTGGTAACTTTTACTTGACTTGGGAACCTGGGCAG CCATACTGGCAGCCACATAACAGATCAATTGCAAGAAGAATCCAAAACATGGGTTGGAGAGCTGATGGTGGTCTTTGGCTTCTTGTTCGTGGAGGAGGACTATTTCTCAGCAAAGGTACAGGG TTATCGGAGGAGTTTGAAGAAGTACCTGTGCAAAGCCGTGGTTTTGGCATTTTGGATGTTGGCTACCGTTCACag GAGGAAGCTTGGGCAGCTGGGGGAAGTGGGGTACTATTGAGAACCACCAATGGTGGCAAGACATGGATACGGGACAAAGCAGCTGATAACATTGCTGCAAATCTATACTCAGTAAA GTTTCTGGATGAAAAGAAAGGATTTGTGCTGGGTAATGATGGAGTGTTGCTACGATATCTGGGATAA